actaaaaaaacagagctctcttctaaaataaaataataaagttttaaaataaaatgaaataccacttggaaataattaaaataaaaatgttcacttctaagttcactcaaaatacaaaataaaatttcaacttctctttacactatttgaaccttaactttcaagtctctgcaattcagattacaactctctctctaacaattataaagttcaattaattttcaattaataattcacaataaaaagttttagttaaatattaataaattactactttttcaaatctcaattaaagttattaacaaagttcaattttaattcacttctcttgcaagcatgaaccaaatgtaacttgtatgattctattatgctctattgttctttgagaataagttattcagattgctctgtagtttctatgaatttaattttttcctataaaaaaagacaacaaaattaatttaatatcagatcaagatgactttttcaataaaacgtacaataaatttggtgcttacctcaaaatcactcgcggaaaaaaatttaagaaatacggcgcactgcaattaattttactcacgaaaataaccaaaagaagggcgaaaattatgagcgggcgcttaaatacttccctttccaatcacctttgcaggacatccgtggagctctctcattggtccaactgtatcaaaccaggagaacaatactcacaataagacaagttctaatcaattcaaggcagtcaacctgccttcctaacaatttaaaactaccagtgctaacttgtcaaaggattacatgtttcgattttaccctgacatttcacaatctaatctaaaattaagtcccaatatttcgatcccaaaatttttatttaatttaagttttaattaaaaaaataaatcactgtagctttaaaaacgctacattactccccctcctttacttctaaatacggccctgaagttgataaaagaaatttaacaccaattagcaatttaaaaaaatgtttttaaaaacgtacatcatttagttacccaccaatgtttttagaacggacagaacagttaaacaaatagagattgaccgttataaaaggaatgtaggtcaataactcgagatagcgaagcctattcccctcacaattctaattttactatctacaacaggtcagtcttttccagtccaaggaattttgtcctttccggtctcctcctgtcgacgtCTAGGTATGGACAGCAGCTCCCTCAGTCAGTGAGTGCTCGTCTTCACGGTCGTATGTATCGTCCCTTTGGATCCGTCGTGTAGTGTAGGTCACCATCCCCGTTGTTGAAACCGCCGGTGGGCCGCGCGCGTGGTCCGCAGCGTGTGACCAGTGTTAGTGTTTGTTCCGTTTCTCACCTCCAcagcatttcacatataaacagaacattctctcttacaatgatataagtcccctttgtcactatttatgtcggaatttcagagcttgtctcgtttcgttttcaaaaaattttaatttttatccaactcaaagattgctcattctttccttcataaactttattaaaatatttaagacccttttttttaattactaacacgttatttacattggattacaagggggggggggttgacctgaatttctttctctcattcattcactataaacaaataacaacatgaaattggacacacaagaaggaatgttagtacatcaataatataatgtctttatactaatatcagacagtataatggttgtagacactattattaaatactacatttcttaattttaaagtcctgaggccatgtaaattatcctcttcatgtaaatatttatttatgtcataaaaatcccctttttcttttaatacctgaaagaaaacacaaaaccttgacttggcctatggttactcaattatgacattttaatattgggattttttttttacgctgaaagaaaaaattgtccaattgtttttaactgtccaagtgttccaattaaatttcacttaagcgggtctcaaatcttgtaaatgcactcttttcaaaatttttaagtccttggtgtgctgtattatataactgttctctgagattataatcacaatcttgtatggtccgtcaaatttcctatccaatttatttctgtgtccgggtattttacaaaacacttcatcattaattttaaacttccggtggtttctattatagggccttaacttcgaatttttaataaactgtttattttaaattttccaacgcctccgcatatttttgacatttttcctttggcactaaattttcaaaaattgatttcaagttccactttaaatccaactcattgttaggtttaaattaaatattaaagaatatgcgctatacccagtactgtcattcacacacgagtttaactgcttgttgaattttacttaaatcagagtcccagttccttttgcaatcactatacaagcaagtcaaaattgaatttaagtttcttaaatatctttcagatttgttaccctgggggttgtacgggattgtagtgattaatttcacaccccatttgaaaagatttgctcttaactcctcgctggtgaagtaagtagcgttgtcgctcacaataatttccggcaaaccaaagtttttaaaaatattactctctaaagcttgcaacaccatacctgaatttactttcttgagaggtacgatccaattgtactttgtgaagtcgtccaccatgattaagatgtattcattctgtcttgaagatctaggtagaggtccaaatacatccatgtagattttctgtagtggacgtgtcgaaatgtttacatgcagttcaccacggtccctccagttagtaggtttactgctaagacaaatagaacaccttttaacattggacttcacaaactcattcagattaggatggtaaaacaccgctgtaattttccttaatgttttattaactccaaaatgCCCCCCACTTGGGATATCATGATAATAATCAAAGACCGCCTTAAACATAGATTCGGGGAGAACTATTTTAGGGGATTTAGATctcgaatttgtataaaataaaattcttttttctacccaaaaccctttgcgctcatcatcactactaatgttttttaactgttcttgcaCAAATTTGTCCTTATTCTGTTCCAATTCTAAATCTTTGCGTAAGAAAGGatagaagttatttacattacaagttacatttactacaCTATTTGTACACACATTTACAGCAGAATTATTTGACAGTTCTTTCAACACCTCTCCATTAACCTCACCATTGTCATCAAACAGCCGTGACAAACAGTCTGCAGTCACATTATCACTCCCCTTAATGTGCTTTACAGTGAaaggaattgataaaattgtttccacCCATCTACCAAGTTTCCCTAGTTTAGTGTGGTTGCTCAATAACCAAGAAAGTGCGGAATTATCAGTGTAAAAGTTAAACTTCCTTACTTTGAGAAATTccctgaatttgtttattgagcacaccactgccagagcctccttgtggtaagtacttagtttctcttcattttcagtaaaatttCTCGAGTAATAAGCCACAGGTTTTAAGTTCTTATTGTTATCTTCTTGCAATAAGCAAGCTCCTATTGCCCTGTCACTCGCATCACACTGCAAGGTGAACTCTTTATTAAAGTCAGGAATAGCTAACACAGGGGGATTAGATATCTTATTCTTTAACTGTACAAACGATTTTTCACACTCTTCGGTCCACCGGAAGACTGAAAATTTCTTCCTCATAGCGTTCAGAGGAGCCGCTATGTccgcatagttttcaataaatttagaaaaaataggacgtcattcctataaaccgcgcaatgtcctttttgtttttaggtctcctacactgttgaatatttacagttctttctgggtcaattttcaatttattttcactcacaatgtatcccagaaaatttatttccttgtaacaaaatttaactttattaatatttgctgtcaggttatggttcctcaaacagcgtaaaacttcccttaagtgggcataatgttcatttaaacccttagagtatactataatatcatctaagtatgttaaaacacatttaaattttaagtgtccaagcactgaatttaaataagcagttaaaacgccactgcccacaagaagtccaaatggcagtcttttaaatttataactaccgaatggcacagagaaagttgtcaaattttggctttcatcagctaatctaatttgatgataagcttttgataagtctatgatgctgaaatagcggtgaccacttaaatgcgggtataaagaatggagatccccaattggaaaatttacagcctcaatcttattatttaattccttataatttatcaccaaccTTTCTTTTCCCGGTTCCTTCCCCACCAAAAAGGCCGGACTGGAGTACTCACTTAGGCTTGGCTCGATAACATCATGTTCTTGTAGCTCACCGATGATTTCCTTCATTCTCACCATCTTCAGAGGGTTAAGTGGATAAGGCCGCAGTTTGACTATACCATCATCCTTTAATTggatcttgtactcgaaatcaagagttttccccagacgtttcagaaaaaaaacttcaggaaactcttcaatgatttataaaacttgctgtgtagcttcggaactccctatcttataattatgatttatattaacacattagaactagtgttttgaattaaatgcactgacttgttcaagttaaaatcgaatctacacacattgttttttaaatcaattaacaacccagttgatttaatgaaattagCCCCTAAAATCCCACATtgtgataagttattaattactactagattaaccttccaggataagttgtcaattttaattttaagctttaattctcctagtacatttaatttttggtttccagcactaacacattgtaccttagattctaacaatttgttaactaaattcgcttcccttaaatgattataaagtttcgcactgattaaacttagtgtacttccagtgtctaacaaaaatttcacattaactttgttttctatatttactagtACACTTGGCAAGGTACTTTGGCTTTCCTCATGGCGTTTTCTGCCACATGTGATTAATATGTCCGGATTTTTGTTggggactatatttaaaatctttttgagtgtccagtttacgggaagggttagaatctaagctacctttttctaagccctccccttttacaagtttttttttggaatattggagAAACGGGGTGGCCTTTCAACAGGCAATTTAGGTTGATTACTAACCTCATTGCCATGCCAAGTTCTACAGTCTCTAGCGTAATgtcctattttcttacatttaaaacatacaacttgatTGTTATGGCCTAATTGAATGTGATTAGTTATATGCCTACTTTCCCGGTTTGAGGTGCCTTGTTGAACCATCCTCAACTTAtccgcatactcaatattttggcACCTTATGCAGATTTCATCCAACTCTTTGAGCGAAGTAGATTTCccattaaatatcattttattgcggGTTGTCTGggtttaaacctgttttaataatatctactacttgatgtggctaatatactaacccattccttaacatccagtataaaaccactcaggctttcattaaatttttgggggcgatagatcttttcaaattttaatttctcgcgATAACAAAGGGGCACAAAggtagttaacaaattttcatgaacAACACTGACGGGTTGTCCATACTCTTTCGCTTCCAAAATGTTTGCCAATAATGGACCTTGGCAATAAGACACGCAAATTTCCAAGATTTCTTGATCAGaacattttgtttcgttttttaattttttaacaacttttaaaaactccaatagttcatttacttttaacccGTCCGTTACCTTGAACATTCTAAGATACCTTTCAAGTGGgttaggtaacttattatatacaattgaacGATTCTCAGGTACGAAAACATCATTACACATATTAACGGGTATTGGtcctttcgtaatattttcaagtgcTACACTTTCATTTTCCGTCTCCAGGTTAGATTCTGATAGCCGGCGTTCTATTTCGCTACATAATTGTTCATCCAATTCTACTGCTTTCAATGACTCTTCCTGAGCTACTAAACCCTCAGACATTCTATCAATCTCTTTGATCAAGTTATCCGTTAATTTGAATAGACCTTTCAGGTTGTTCATTCGCCTTATCCAATGAGCAATTTTTACCTGGCACCgcaaaattttccaaattattagaaCCCTTTATTGCCTTTTCCACTCGAAGAACTAACACTTCATACATAGCAGCACACTGTTTATATTCCTCATTGCCACTTACTTTACTAGACAAATTTAGCTTATTGCCAATAATGTTGAGAACCTACTACCTGTCTCAATAActttctaagtttatctacagtgctatcagtaattgtttccacaccacggaaaccacagttcataaattaattcgtccttacttaaaaagtccactttgagagccatttttggttaaataaatttaacttaactatcacaacttaactagacaacacaagttcttgccaaagttttctaacaaattttataacagtttgtataagtttattaaaaattcactggatactttacaagcagagtggcgcagtcaatataacgacttggattgttgatcttaatattccagagtattaatatataaatcatcaataatacatccaagacgatataaaatattttttgattagtaaagatcctagtgaatattaagtacaatgtattactaaaattgttaactattaaatattatctggtttgtctaaaataaaaatcacagttctaaatgaaaacaatggatttatttttaactggcaaattaataagttcaaagtttcagaatttttatcactctattttccacaaagaattgaaaaaccttttagtaaatttaaaaaattcctttggcaagaaataaaaatattattcaaattatcaaactaaaaaaacagagctctcttctaaaataaaataataaagttttaaaataaaatgaaataccacttggaaataattaaaataaaaatgttcacttctaagttcactcaaaatacaaaataaaatttcaacttctctttacactatttgaaccttaactttcaagtctctgcaattcagattacaactctctctctaacaattataaagttcaattaattttcaattaataattcacaataaaaagttttagttaaatattaataaattactactttttcaaatctcaattaaagttattaacaaagttcaattttaattcactttctcttgcaagcatgaaccaaatgtaacttgtatgattctattatgctctattgttcttcgagaataagttattcagattgctctgtagtttctatgaatttaattttttcctataaaaaaagacaacaaaattaatttaatatcagatcaagatgactttttcaataaaacgtacaataaatttggtgcttacctcaaaatcactcgcggaaaaaaatttaagaaatacggcgcactgcaattaactttactcacgaaaataaccaaaagaagggcgaaaattatgagcgggcgcttaaatacttccctttccaatcacctttgcaggacatccgtggagctctctcattggtccagctgtatcaaaccaggagaacaatactcacaataagacaagttctaatcaattcaaggcagtcaacctgccttccttacaatttaaaactaccagtgctaacttgccaaaggattacatgttcgattttaccctgacatttcacaatctaatctaaaattaagtcccaatatttcgatcccaaaatttttatttaatttaagttttaataaaaaaaataaatcaatgtagctttaaaaacgctacaaaagTTTTAATCACACAACAATTTAAATCGAAGGAAATTTCTCTTTAATCGATGTCTCTCTTTTGAAATGCTGCCTTACGTACGTTATTGATTGTACAAGCAAGTTTAAGAGCAAATAGTTCTTTTTATAATggggaatatttaaaatattttccaattttaaattatatactggACTAAATTTTAGAGCTGGATACATTGACGGGACCTCTAGTTTTTTTACTCGGTTCTTTTTTCCTAGGGCCCGCAAAAAGAGGGTAATATGGAAAGAAGgagtctatatttttaaaatatttatttgctctaaaaatgacaaattttggGGAGTGTGGGCacaattatatattaacatttcatttcatctattatacataattatattttgagttaGGTATTTCTGATGCAATTCTCTATAAGTTAGTCCGGatatttttgaactttgaactATTCCTGCATATTTCTATGTGGGGTAAACAAGATAGAAAAACACGGAGTTTATATAAAGGTTATGTAGGATAACGTATTTAGTCTTCCTAACCCCACATCCAATTTATTTAGTTGTCCCTGTTTAGTTTTCCAACTAAAACCAGGTCAATACTGTAATTAGCACCTGTATTCCCTTTACTGTTCCATTATTATCCCGTTCTTCTTTTAATTTCTGTAATTGATGCTTACATTGTCGTGTACTCAGTAGGGTAAAATAGCTGTTTCATCTTGATACTGTAAAAGCCACCACAAAGAATACCTTTGGTCATCCAGTGATTAACCATAGAGTAATATAAGAGAAGCTAAGGTAAAAGCAGTTTCAGGTTTACCAAACCACTCAGCTGCTGACACAATTTACCGAGTAGTTTACCGCTAATGTCGACCGTGCGTCAGAGTGTAACTGCAGCTCCAGACTGCCTGTAAATCCCCGTATTGATGAAGGTTGAGCCCTGTAATGTGGTTCTTATTACTACGCGATACAGCTAAAGGGTCTATAACACCGTCTTGTGCAATCAATGATCATCTGTGCCTTCTTGATTCAATTCTCCAAGCAGAAAAGAAGCTTTAAACGATAACACTGGCTCTATGGATCTTATTTGAAGTATGCTACACATAACGAAGCTCTGAAACTTAAATTGAACATTTACCACGTAtctattttatgtattgtatctTTGATTTCATCTTAATTGAAAATATGGATTCAAACTTTAACTCAAAAGTGGCtcaattcttttataaatattatcatgtttCACAAAGTAAATTCTTATACCTCTTAATGTGATGTGAGTTGAAAATACTTGATCTaatgtaaaacagtaaaaataattaattattctttatgaaAACACTCTTTTCATagcaataattatatgaaaatatccTGTTCCAaaacttgttttgaaaaaaaaaaacgtacagGTTGCATTGTAGCTTTTATAGCTCTACGTACCTCGAATATAGAGATTCCAAGAAGACACACGAGTAGACAACACTCACTGCTGTTATATACAAGATCTTGCCGGAACATTGGTCAACTCTGAATCATTAATTTACCACAACGTCTAGTGATCCCAGAGCTCAAGCAATCTGtttcaatacaataattaatcACAAGTTTAAACCCACTTTCCTAGTGGATCTTTTATTAACATAACGATAGCTGTGTTATCACTGTGATAGCAAGTTTATATAACAATGATTTGTTCTACAGCTCGAAGACGCTGAGTAATACGAtagaattttcaaacatttaaatgattTCTCCATATTTACTTTAAGGTAATTTTAGGCTAT
This Homalodisca vitripennis isolate AUS2020 unplaced genomic scaffold, UT_GWSS_2.1 ScUCBcl_1516;HRSCAF=5237, whole genome shotgun sequence DNA region includes the following protein-coding sequences:
- the LOC124371493 gene encoding uncharacterized protein LOC124371493 — encoded protein: MNNLKGLFKLTDNLIKEIDRMSEGLVAQEESLKAVELDEQLCSEIERRLSESNLETENESVALENITKGPIPVNMCNDVFVPENRSIVYNKLPNPLERYLRMFKVHYWQTFWKRKSMDNPSVLFMKIC